In the Gymnogyps californianus isolate 813 chromosome 3, ASM1813914v2, whole genome shotgun sequence genome, one interval contains:
- the XRN2 gene encoding 5'-3' exoribonuclease 2 isoform X3 — MDNLAKCLRYYIADRLNSDPGWKNLTVILSDASAPGEGEHKIMDYIRRQRAQPNHDPNTHHCLCGADADLIMLGLATHEPNFTIIREEFKPNKPKPCALCNQMGHEVKDCQGLPREKQGKHDQFADCLPVAEQEFIFIRLCVLREYLERELTMASLPFTFDFERSVDDWVFMCFFVGNDFLPHLPSLEIREGAIDRLVNIYKNVVHKTGGYLTESGFVNLQRVQMIMLAVGEVEDSIFKKRKDDDDNFKRRQKEKRKRMKRDQPSFIPGGQFSPQALGNRSSPQAISNPRQAAFEMRMHDRQNSTTSSSPNTSLTSDGSPSLAGGIKRKAEDSDSEPEPEDNIRLWETGWKQRYYKNKFDVDASDEKFRRKVVQSYVEGLCWVLRYYYQGCASWNWYYPFHYAPFASDFEGIADMPSDFEKGSKPFKPLEQLMGVFPAASGNFLPPTWRKLMTDPESSIIDFYPEDFAIDLNGKKYAWQGVALLPFVDERRLRAALEEVYPDLTPEESRRNSLGGDVLFVGKHHPLCDFIVEQYKTKNTEPVDMPPELCHGIQGKLTLNENAVLPDQTVESPVPMLRDLAQNSAVSISFKDPQFDEDFVFKAIVLPGAKKPAPVLKPGDWEKTNNDGRPWRPQLGFNRDRKPVHLDQSAFRTLGHTMPRERGMPGMYANAVPLGTYGSPYTRPLLSGQQQIPKLLSNLRPQESWRGPTPLFQQTPQRTAGAAPLLAWNRMLQSQNQYQPSQYQGLGGPMSYPQRPEDRMDRGRQAYGPGRPYPLPPPSGRYSWN; from the exons GTTATTTTGTCTGATGCTAGTGCTCCTGGTGAAGGTGAACACAAAATCATGGATTACATTAGAAGACAAAGAG CTCAACCAAACCATGACCCAAACACTCATCATTGTCTGTGTGGGGCTGATG CTGATCTGATTATGCTTGGGTTAGCTACACATGAACCAAACTTCACTATAATTAGGGAAGAGTTTAAACCAAATAAACCCAAGCCATGTGCTCTTTGTAACCAGATGGGTCATGAGGTTAAGGATTGCCAAGGTTTGCccagagaaaaacaaggcaag caCGATCAGTTCGCAGACTGTCTTCCTGTCGCTGAACAAGAATTTATCTTCATCCGATTATGTGTTTTGCGAGAG TATTTGGAAAGAGAACTCACTATGGCCAGTTTGCCTTTCacttttgattttgaaagaagTGTTGATGACTGGGTCTTTATGTGCTTCTTTGTGGGAAATGACTTTCTTCCTCATCTGCCATCTTTGGAGATCAG ggAGGGAGCAATCGATCGCTTGGttaacatatataaaaatgtggTGCACAAAACTGgg GGGTACCTCACAGAAAGTGGTTTTGTCAACCTACAGCGGGTCCAGATGATCATGTTAGCTGTTGGAGAAGTTGAAGatagtattttcaaaaagagaaaagatgacgat GATAACTTTAAAAGAcggcaaaaagaaaaaagaaaaagaatgaag AGGGATCAGCCTTCTTTTATTCCTGGTGGACAGTTTTCCCCTCAAGCTCTGGGAAATCGATCTAGTCCTCAGGCAATCAGTAACCCTAGACAAGCCGCCTTTGAGATGAGAATGCATGACAGACAGAATTCT ACAACTTCGTCATCTCCAAATACCAGCCTCACTTCTGATGGCAGCCCATCCCTGGCAGGAGGAATTAAGCGAAAAGCTGAAGACAGTGACAGTGAACCTGAGCCAGAGGATAATATCAG GTTATGGGAAACTGGTTGGAAACAGCGCtactataaaaacaaatttgatGTTGATGCATCTGATGAGAAATTCCGTCGTAAAGTTGTACAGTCCTATGTGGAAGGGCTTTGCTGGGTTCTCAGATATTATTATCAG GGCTGTGCATCCTGGAACTGGTATTACCCTTTTCACTATGCTCCGTTTGCTTCTGACTTTGAGGGTATTGCAGACATGCCTTCAGATTTTGAGAAAGGCTCAAAACCG TTTAAGCCTCTCGAACAACTTATGGGAGTATTTCCAGCTGCAAGTGGAAATTTTCTGCCACCAACGTGGAGGAAGCTCATGACAGACCCG GAATCAAGCATAATTGACTTCTACCCTGAAGATTTTGCTATTGACttaaatgggaagaaatacGCTTGGCAAG GTGTTGCGTTATTGCCGTTTGTTGATGAGCGACGCCTTAGAGCAGCCCTGGAAGAAGTCTACCCTGACCTCACTCCTGAAGAAA GCAGAAGAAATAGCCTTGGTGGTGATGTTCTTTTTGTTGGAAAACACCATCCGCTTTGTGACTTTATTGTAGAACAGTACAAGACCAAAAATACAGAG ccGGTGGATATGCCCCCAGAGCTGTGCCATGGAATCCAGGGAAAACTTACACTGaatgaaaatgctgttcttCCAGATCA GACAGTGGAGTCTCCTGTTCCAATGCTGCGTGATCTTGCACAAAATTCTGCAGTCAG TATCTCTTTCAAAGATCCACAATTTGATGAAGACTTTGTTTTCAAGGCTATAGTGTTACCTGGTGCAAA gaAACCTGCTCCAGTTCTGAAGCCAGGagactgggaaaaaaccaacaatgaTGGCAGGCCTTGGAGACCGCAGCTTGGTTTTAACCGAGACAGAAAACCAGTCCATTTGGACCAGTCAGCGTTTAGAACTTTAGG CCATACGATGCCAAGGGAAAGAGGGATGCCAGGAATGTATGCCAATGCAGTACCTCTTGGAACTTACGGGAGCCCATACACCAGGCCGCTTCTGAGTGGGCAGCAGCAGATTCCTAAATTGTTGTCAA ATCTAAGACCCCAGGAGTCTTGGCGAGGTCCTACGCCCTTGTTTCAACAGACACCACAAAG AactgctggggctgctcctctTCTTGCCTGGAACCGCATGCTGCAATCTCAAAATCAGTACCAGCCAAGTCAGTACCAGGGGCTGGGCGGACCAATGAGTTACCCACAGAGACCTGAAGATCGGATGGACAGGGGAAGACAG gCATATGGCCCCGGGAGGCCCTACCCGCTACCACCTCCCTCAGGAAGATACAGCTGGAATTAg